The following are encoded in a window of uncultured Sphaerochaeta sp. genomic DNA:
- a CDS encoding transcriptional repressor, producing the protein MKDKRQTIQKGLVWEAVTNATNHPNAEQIYERIVEKHPSISRATVYRNLNSLVEEGKVKRVRVLGGPDHFDRTLGNHYHIQCIHCKRVDDIELFEDINLSERNVDTNGYTLESYEIVFNGICPECKKNMRAAQ; encoded by the coding sequence ATGAAAGATAAGCGACAAACAATACAAAAGGGATTGGTGTGGGAAGCGGTTACCAACGCTACCAACCATCCAAATGCTGAACAAATCTACGAGCGTATTGTTGAGAAACATCCTTCAATCAGTAGAGCCACAGTGTATCGAAATCTGAACTCACTTGTTGAGGAAGGAAAAGTGAAACGTGTCAGGGTTCTTGGTGGTCCTGACCATTTTGATCGTACTTTGGGGAACCATTACCACATTCAGTGCATCCACTGTAAGCGTGTGGATGATATAGAGCTTTTTGAGGATATCAATCTGTCTGAACGAAATGTTGATACCAACGGATATACGCTTGAATCATATGAAATAGTTTTCAACGGGATCTGTCCCGAATGTAAAAAAAATATGCGTGCTGCTCAATAG
- a CDS encoding phosphomannomutase/phosphoglucomutase: MGAFKAYDIRGIYNKDFNKETVYKIGYFLPKLLNSKVVLVGRDVRSSSEEIFASLCKGITDSGADVFDIGLATTPMVYFSTVHFEVDASVQITASHNPAIYNGLKISRTKAVPVGSDSGLKELEAMVNNDPIVVAEQKGTVQSKDAKQPYLAFLKQYVPDTSGLNLSIDCSHGMANLLVKDLLGNDHHYLYDHFDGTFPAHEPNPLEVENCEDLKEAVLQNKSDIGVIYDGDADRVMFLDENGRFLQPDYITAVLGYYYLHKEKGNVLVDIRTSRSTTEYLTNLGATVHVWKVGHAFAKTKLRDLGAIFGGELAGHYYFRDFYNCDSGFLASLLVLQVVTELKKQGKTIGEFIDSVIAYANSGEMNFKLEQKDEAMQALFDRYATNDQPEKVMDFDGYRIEFSSWWFNVRKSNTEPYLRLVVEAKSKEELQERTKELSSIIKQFN, from the coding sequence ATGGGCGCATTCAAGGCGTATGATATCAGGGGAATCTACAACAAAGATTTCAATAAAGAAACTGTCTACAAGATAGGATACTTTCTACCCAAGCTGTTGAACAGCAAGGTGGTACTGGTTGGTCGTGATGTGAGATCCAGCAGTGAGGAGATCTTCGCATCCTTGTGCAAAGGTATTACAGACAGTGGTGCTGATGTATTTGACATTGGACTCGCTACTACTCCCATGGTGTACTTCTCCACAGTACACTTCGAGGTAGATGCATCCGTTCAGATTACCGCAAGTCACAATCCTGCCATCTACAACGGGTTGAAGATCAGTAGGACTAAGGCTGTTCCCGTTGGCTCTGACAGTGGGCTGAAAGAACTGGAGGCCATGGTAAACAATGATCCAATAGTGGTTGCTGAGCAGAAAGGCACCGTACAAAGCAAAGATGCAAAACAACCTTATCTTGCCTTCTTGAAGCAGTATGTTCCAGATACAAGTGGTTTAAACCTCTCAATCGACTGTTCTCATGGTATGGCAAACCTCCTTGTCAAGGATCTTCTTGGCAATGATCATCACTATCTGTATGACCATTTCGATGGTACATTTCCTGCCCATGAACCGAATCCTCTGGAAGTCGAGAACTGCGAGGATCTAAAGGAAGCGGTACTGCAGAACAAGAGCGATATTGGAGTCATCTATGACGGTGATGCAGACCGCGTGATGTTCCTTGATGAAAACGGAAGGTTCCTTCAACCCGATTATATAACAGCAGTCCTGGGGTACTACTATTTGCACAAGGAAAAGGGAAATGTGCTTGTCGATATCCGTACAAGTCGCTCTACCACTGAGTACCTGACCAACCTTGGAGCAACAGTTCATGTCTGGAAGGTGGGCCATGCGTTCGCGAAGACGAAACTTCGTGACCTTGGGGCAATCTTCGGTGGAGAACTTGCCGGACACTATTACTTCAGGGACTTCTACAACTGCGATAGTGGCTTCCTCGCCTCCCTCCTTGTCTTGCAGGTTGTAACAGAGCTCAAGAAACAGGGAAAGACCATAGGTGAATTCATTGACTCTGTCATAGCCTATGCAAACAGCGGAGAAATGAATTTCAAGCTGGAACAGAAAGATGAAGCCATGCAGGCACTCTTTGACCGTTATGCTACCAATGACCAACCTGAGAAGGTAATGGACTTTGATGGGTATCGCATCGAATTCTCTTCCTGGTGGTTCAATGTTCGAAAGAGTAACACAGAGCCCTATCTACGCCTGGTTGTAGAGGCAAAGTCGAAGGAAGAACTCCAGGAAAGAACCAAAGAACTTTCCTCGATTATCAAGCAATTCAACTAA
- a CDS encoding rubrerythrin, with amino-acid sequence MELKGSKTEKNLQEAFAGESMARNKYTYYASKAKKEGYVQIANLFEETAFNEKEHAKIWFKLLQESGEIPTTATNLKDAAAGEHYEWTDMYANFAKEAREEGFTKIATLFEMVAAIEKHHEQRYLDLLKNVEGSLVFSRDGDQMWKCSNCGHIVIGKKAPGICPVCNHPQAYFEIVAKNY; translated from the coding sequence ATGGAATTGAAAGGATCAAAAACAGAGAAAAACTTGCAAGAGGCTTTTGCTGGCGAGTCCATGGCTCGTAACAAGTATACCTATTATGCCTCTAAGGCTAAGAAAGAAGGGTATGTGCAGATTGCTAATCTCTTCGAAGAGACTGCTTTCAATGAGAAAGAACATGCAAAAATCTGGTTCAAGCTTTTGCAGGAATCTGGTGAGATCCCTACTACTGCAACCAACCTGAAGGATGCAGCAGCCGGTGAACACTATGAGTGGACCGACATGTATGCAAACTTTGCGAAGGAAGCTCGTGAAGAGGGCTTTACCAAGATTGCTACCTTGTTTGAAATGGTTGCTGCCATCGAGAAACATCATGAACAGCGCTATCTTGACCTTTTGAAGAATGTTGAGGGAAGCTTGGTATTCAGTCGTGACGGAGACCAGATGTGGAAGTGTTCCAACTGTGGTCATATTGTCATTGGTAAAAAGGCTCCTGGCATCTGCCCGGTTTGTAACCATCCCCAGGCATATTTCGAGATTGTTGCAAAGAACTATTAA
- a CDS encoding class I SAM-dependent methyltransferase, with the protein MRRMMLQSNTTCMRVYDRNLERFPVTVDLYGPYARITDYSDDGLDEEDERICCDIVSRMLYVQTSHVVFHRRPKRMGKEQHSLQSDQSLEVQVNENGLLFTVDLTKRIDTGLFLDHMLTRTVVEGMSRGCKVLNLFSYTGSFSVYAARGGAERVESVDLSSTYTAWAEKNLADNGFPQAVVPCIAADAWTYVMEAYAQGKKYDLIIFDPPSFSNSRKMDHDFDVQRDYLRWMKMLNALLAMGGKLVFSTNLRTFKMDEKAIRGFEIKEITRRVAAPGFTRRLGTARTWLLTKHEDIRIPDRWITSVQEKAGKQDQHDENGQEARILNKEVKKMKAKEKNEPVELETEEKTIVEEAANTTVAEPEQAEEDMVLLNDNADQKVEDLNDEDNELTQADEESVETETDEADDEEIPVVEPNEVEDDLLTLSWDDNDFAPLVQESSAEEAAEKRATENREPRRDDRRGERPSYSDRNDRRSRGDRPFRDRDDRRGGDRPFRDRDDRRPGGDRPSFRDRDDRRPGGDRPSFRDRDDRRPGGDRPSFRDRDDRRGGDRPSFRDRDDRRGGDRPSFRDRDDRRPGGDRPSFRDRDDRRPGGDRPSFRDRDDRRPGGDRPSFRDRDDRRGGDRPSFRDRDDRRGGDRPSFRDRDDRRGGDRPSFRDRDDRRPGGDRPSFRDRDDRRPGGDRPSFRDRDDRRPGGDRPSFRDRDDRRGGDRPSFRDRDDRRGGGRPSFRDRDDRRPGGDRPSFRDRDDRRPGDRPSFRDRDDRRGGDRPSFRDRDDRRPGGDRPSFRDRDDRRPGGRPSFSSDRRGRDSGSDERRQRKSGPKPYGFDSFRQTKTRGEHEDDPFMSE; encoded by the coding sequence ATGCGTCGGATGATGCTGCAAAGCAACACGACTTGCATGAGGGTGTATGACCGAAACTTGGAAAGGTTTCCTGTTACTGTTGATCTCTATGGCCCCTATGCAAGAATCACCGATTACAGCGATGATGGGTTGGATGAAGAGGATGAGAGGATTTGCTGCGATATCGTCTCACGTATGCTCTATGTACAAACCAGCCATGTGGTGTTCCATCGACGTCCAAAGCGGATGGGAAAGGAGCAGCATAGCTTGCAAAGCGATCAATCCTTGGAAGTACAGGTCAATGAAAATGGACTTTTGTTCACTGTTGATCTGACCAAGCGGATTGACACCGGCTTATTCTTGGACCATATGCTTACAAGGACAGTGGTTGAAGGTATGAGCCGAGGATGCAAGGTGTTGAACTTGTTCTCCTACACAGGGTCCTTCTCGGTATATGCTGCCCGTGGTGGAGCTGAACGTGTAGAATCTGTGGACTTGTCCAGTACCTATACTGCATGGGCAGAAAAGAATCTTGCCGATAATGGATTCCCTCAAGCAGTGGTTCCTTGCATTGCTGCAGATGCATGGACATATGTGATGGAAGCATATGCACAAGGCAAGAAGTATGATTTGATCATTTTCGACCCGCCGAGTTTTTCGAACAGTCGGAAAATGGATCATGATTTTGATGTCCAAAGGGACTATTTGCGTTGGATGAAGATGCTTAATGCACTTCTTGCGATGGGTGGAAAGTTAGTGTTCTCAACAAATTTGAGAACATTCAAGATGGATGAGAAAGCAATACGTGGATTTGAGATCAAAGAGATTACCAGGCGAGTCGCAGCACCGGGATTTACCCGCCGTCTGGGAACTGCGAGGACGTGGTTGCTGACGAAACACGAAGATATACGGATACCAGATAGATGGATAACCTCCGTACAAGAGAAAGCTGGCAAACAAGACCAGCACGATGAGAATGGGCAAGAAGCCCGTATACTAAACAAAGAAGTAAAGAAAATGAAAGCAAAAGAAAAGAATGAACCAGTAGAACTGGAAACCGAAGAAAAAACCATAGTAGAAGAAGCAGCAAACACAACTGTAGCAGAACCCGAACAGGCAGAAGAAGATATGGTGCTCCTCAATGATAATGCAGACCAGAAAGTCGAAGATCTCAATGATGAAGATAATGAACTGACTCAGGCTGATGAAGAATCAGTTGAGACGGAAACTGATGAAGCCGATGATGAAGAAATTCCTGTGGTTGAACCGAATGAAGTTGAGGATGACCTTCTCACACTTAGTTGGGATGACAACGATTTCGCACCGTTAGTACAGGAATCTTCAGCAGAAGAAGCCGCTGAGAAACGTGCGACTGAAAATCGTGAACCTCGTAGAGATGATCGACGCGGGGAGCGACCTTCATACAGCGATAGAAATGACAGACGTTCTCGTGGCGACCGTCCTTTCCGCGATAGAGATGACAGACGTGGTGGTGATCGTCCTTTCCGCGATAGAGATGACAGACGCCCAGGTGGTGATCGTCCTTCCTTCCGCGATAGAGATGACCGACGCCCAGGTGGTGATCGTCCTTCCTTCCGCGATAGAGACGACAGACGCCCAGGTGGTGATCGTCCTTCCTTCCGCGATAGAGATGACCGACGCGGTGGTGATCGTCCTTCCTTCCGCGATAGAGATGACAGACGTGGTGGGGATCGTCCTTCCTTCCGCGATAGAGATGACAGACGCCCTGGTGGTGACCGTCCCTCCTTCCGCGATAGAGACGACAGACGCCCTGGTGGTGATCGTCCTTCCTTCCGCGATAGAGATGACAGACGCCCAGGTGGGGATCGTCCTTCCTTCCGCGACCGGGATGACCGACGCGGTGGTGATCGTCCTTCCTTCCGCGATAGAGACGACAGACGCGGTGGTGATCGTCCTTCCTTCCGTGATAGAGACGACAGACGCGGTGGTGATCGTCCCTCCTTCCGCGACAGAGATGACCGACGCCCAGGTGGTGATCGTCCTTCCTTCCGTGATAGAGACGACAGACGCCCAGGTGGTGATCGTCCTTCCTTCCGCGATAGAGACGACAGACGCCCAGGTGGTGATCGTCCTTCCTTCCGCGATAGAGATGACCGACGCGGTGGGGATCGTCCTTCCTTCCGCGATAGAGATGACAGACGTGGTGGGGGTCGTCCTTCCTTCCGCGATAGAGATGACAGACGCCCTGGTGGTGACCGTCCCTCCTTCCGCGATAGAGACGACAGACGCCCTGGTGATCGTCCCTCCTTCCGTGATAGAGACGACAGACGTGGTGGTGACCGTCCCTCCTTCCGTGATAGAGACGACAGACGCCCTGGTGGTGACCGTCCCTCCTTCCGCGATAGAGACGACAGACGCCCTGGTGGTCGTCCATCGTTCTCCAGTGACAGAAGAGGAAGAGATAGTGGAAGCGATGAACGTAGACAACGTAAATCAGGTCCAAAACCATATGGTTTTGATTCCTTCCGCCAGACCAAGACAAGAGGTGAACACGAAGACGATCCGTTCATGTCTGAATGA
- a CDS encoding amidohydrolase family protein gives MKYFFDQHFHVMNIVHPNLLSFFSSLEGGIGDLVTSGTLSPSYILTNKNRKSAALLNRITNTLTTFEQTIGETLVMMEDDLMGKFPSHDEEALRPEAPYIRDGKMHMRSHTYDKMAMCPLLMDFSSNKIRNDSLYYPAPKEEKILDYVKDTLEGFEYYRTTHPDGLFEFFPFLGINPQVHTMNFIEKLLDTYIHKENDKKQFYGVKFYPPMGYDPWPTDPEQRDKVIMIYEFCNKHDIPIMTHCDDQGFRGVPAKEAWKYTAPASYKPVLARYPMLRIDFAHYGWQYNQLQKNPLSLISGLTSRVPDSPWFYDLVELMQLYPNVYADVSFSGSNPDFYQLLSNYLKSLDEEQKQIILSRSLFGTDFSVNLVKVESYTSYYRIFEESPFTDDEIHQMVHSNPLKFMHLENN, from the coding sequence ATGAAATACTTCTTCGACCAGCATTTTCATGTGATGAATATTGTACATCCAAACTTGTTGTCCTTCTTTTCCTCGTTGGAAGGAGGAATTGGAGACTTGGTGACTAGTGGAACCCTCTCCCCAAGCTATATCCTGACCAACAAGAATCGTAAGAGTGCAGCACTGCTTAACCGTATCACCAATACCTTGACCACCTTTGAACAGACCATCGGGGAGACCTTGGTCATGATGGAGGATGACCTCATGGGAAAATTTCCCAGTCATGACGAAGAAGCGCTTCGCCCTGAGGCGCCCTATATTCGCGATGGGAAAATGCACATGCGTTCCCACACCTATGACAAAATGGCGATGTGCCCGCTCTTGATGGATTTTTCCAGCAACAAGATCAGAAACGACTCACTCTACTATCCTGCTCCCAAAGAAGAAAAAATTCTGGATTATGTGAAGGATACGTTGGAAGGGTTTGAATATTACAGAACAACCCATCCCGATGGATTATTCGAGTTCTTCCCTTTTCTGGGTATCAACCCACAGGTTCATACCATGAACTTCATAGAGAAACTGCTGGACACCTATATTCATAAGGAAAATGACAAGAAGCAATTCTATGGGGTCAAGTTCTACCCTCCAATGGGCTACGACCCATGGCCTACCGACCCAGAACAACGTGACAAAGTTATCATGATCTATGAGTTCTGCAACAAGCACGATATTCCGATCATGACCCACTGTGACGATCAGGGGTTCAGAGGGGTACCTGCAAAGGAAGCCTGGAAATATACTGCTCCAGCTTCCTATAAACCGGTGCTTGCTCGCTACCCTATGCTCAGGATTGACTTCGCACACTATGGTTGGCAGTACAACCAACTGCAAAAGAATCCCTTGTCACTTATATCTGGATTGACAAGCAGGGTACCTGATTCTCCCTGGTTCTATGATCTTGTTGAGCTTATGCAACTCTATCCAAACGTATATGCAGATGTCTCATTCAGCGGAAGCAACCCTGATTTCTACCAGCTACTCTCCAATTACCTGAAATCACTTGATGAAGAGCAAAAGCAGATTATACTCTCCAGAAGTCTCTTTGGTACTGATTTCTCGGTTAATCTTGTAAAAGTTGAATCATACACGTCATATTATCGAATCTTTGAGGAGTCACCTTTCACTGATGACGAGATTCATCAGATGGTTCACAGCAATCCCCTCAAGTTCATGCATCTGGAAAACAATTGA